A region of Rhizorhabdus wittichii RW1 DNA encodes the following proteins:
- a CDS encoding glycosyl transferase, group 1 (PFAM: glycosyl transferase, group 1) has translation MTRLTIGIDGFNLAMPRGTGVATYGLGLAEAVAALGHATLGVFGIDVGDRADSRELLFYDRIGKERAPETRKQHRRRLRRETFRSFLPAHAHEVPVTDAVEKQAFAGRLPRFDRLVSSPALFDVADRRLRRAGTFLTLRMPDPPAIMHWTYPVPVRLEGARNVYTLHDLVPLKLPYTTLDDKRHYRRLIELCVTEGDHVCTVSESSRADILALFPGVAPDKVTNSYQTAPVPADLLARDPAEDAGVVEGLFGLKRRGYFLFFGALDPKKNLARIIEAYLTSRSETPLVIVGARHWGTEQEARIFGDQKKGVSLYGEAAAKGLVQLDYLPREMLLRLVRGAKAVMFPSLYEGFGLPALEAIRLGTPVISSTISSLPEVVGDAGLLVDPYDAGAIAGAMRALDGDPALAARLSAAAPAQAARFSDEAYRARLAAMYERVLSN, from the coding sequence ATGACCAGGCTCACCATCGGGATCGACGGCTTCAACCTCGCCATGCCGCGCGGCACCGGGGTGGCGACCTACGGGCTGGGCCTCGCCGAAGCGGTCGCCGCGCTCGGCCATGCGACGCTGGGCGTGTTCGGGATCGACGTCGGCGACCGGGCCGACAGCCGCGAGCTGCTGTTCTACGACAGGATCGGCAAGGAGCGCGCGCCCGAGACGCGCAAGCAGCACCGCCGCCGGCTGCGCCGCGAGACGTTCCGCTCCTTCCTGCCCGCCCATGCCCATGAGGTGCCGGTCACCGACGCGGTCGAGAAGCAGGCCTTCGCCGGCCGGCTGCCGCGCTTCGACCGGCTGGTCAGCAGCCCGGCGCTGTTCGACGTCGCCGACCGCCGCCTGCGCCGCGCCGGGACCTTCCTGACGCTGCGGATGCCGGACCCGCCCGCGATCATGCACTGGACCTATCCGGTGCCGGTCCGGCTGGAGGGCGCGCGCAACGTCTATACGCTGCACGACCTGGTGCCGCTCAAGCTCCCCTACACGACGCTCGACGACAAGCGGCATTACCGCCGGCTGATCGAGCTGTGCGTGACGGAAGGCGACCATGTCTGCACGGTCTCCGAATCGAGCCGCGCCGACATATTGGCGCTGTTCCCCGGGGTCGCGCCCGACAAGGTGACCAACAGCTACCAGACCGCGCCCGTCCCCGCCGATCTGCTGGCGCGCGACCCGGCGGAAGATGCGGGCGTGGTCGAGGGGTTGTTCGGGTTGAAGCGGCGGGGATACTTCCTGTTCTTCGGGGCGCTCGATCCCAAGAAGAACCTCGCGCGGATCATCGAGGCCTATCTGACCAGCCGCAGCGAGACGCCGCTCGTCATCGTCGGCGCGCGGCATTGGGGGACGGAGCAGGAAGCGCGGATCTTCGGGGACCAGAAGAAGGGCGTGTCGCTCTATGGCGAGGCGGCGGCGAAGGGGCTCGTCCAGCTCGACTATCTGCCGCGCGAGATGCTGCTGCGGCTGGTGCGCGGCGCGAAGGCGGTGATGTTCCCGTCGCTCTACGAGGGCTTCGGCCTGCCCGCGCTGGAGGCGATCCGGCTGGGGACGCCGGTGATCTCCTCGACGATCAGCTCGCTGCCCGAGGTGGTCGGCGACGCCGGGCTGCTGGTCGATCCCTACGACGCCGGGGCGATCGCCGGGGCGATGCGCGCGCTGGACGGGGACCCTG